In a single window of the Antedon mediterranea chromosome 1, ecAntMedi1.1, whole genome shotgun sequence genome:
- the LOC140054009 gene encoding ankyrin repeat family A protein 2-like, producing the protein MSENVKTEVSFPQVSFDVEVDGSKPDMKLCSSVVKSIQEKDHYHEQDNYEVQSILFPETRDSLSLVKRPCMSRSSSSGKSSSYSPLRSVTFTNTKRGNRQTETPSISGADLTMHQLAAQGDCVLLQERLESGTDVDQLDDLKYTPLMWACANDQRDIVTILIQNGANPRRCGQDGETALSFAVNAGSLDIINTLCKLRVDVNAYDWNGGTPLMYAVHGDHAECAELLLKYGADITQENESSLTPYSLAVTLGSVKVLKVLEDHLLSLLQKSCKGKC; encoded by the exons ATGAGTGAAAATGTCAAAACAGAAGTTTCATTTCCGCAAGTTTCATTTGACGTTGAAGTTGATGGATCAAAACCAGACATGAAATTATGTTCTAGTGTGGTGAAGTCAATTCAGGAGAAAGACCACTACCACGAACAAGACAACTATGAAGTGCAGTCTATCTTATTTCCAG AAACTCGAGATTCATTGTCACTTGTAAAGCGGCCTTGTATGAGTCGTTCGTCATCCTCTGGTAAATCTTCAAGTTACTCACCATTGAGG TCTGTCACATTTACGAATACAAAACGAGGAAACAGACAAACAGAAACACCCTCAATATCAGGTG CTGATTTAACAATGCATCAACTAGCAGCCCAAGGTGACTGTGTCTTACTACAGGAGAGGTTAGAGAGTGGTACAGATGTGGATCAGTTAGATGATCTTAAGTATACTCCTCTCATGTGGGCTTGTGCCAATGATCAAAGAGACATTGTAACCATTCTTATACAAAATGGTGCAAATCCAAGGCGTTGTGGCCAGGACGGTGAAACAGCTCTCTCATTCGCTGTCAATGCTGGCAGCCTAGATATTATAAACACTTTGTGTAAATTGAGAGTGGATGTTAACGCATATGATTGG AATGGTGGAACTCCTTTAATGTATGCTGTGCATGGGGATCATGCAGAGTGTGCTGAGTTGTTACTTAAGTATGGTGCAGATATAACGCAAGAGAATGAATCAAGCCTTACACCATACAGCCTAGCAGTAACATTGGGAAGTGTCAAAG tatTGAAAGTACTGGAAGATCACTTACTGTCGTTATTGCAAAAAAGCTGTAAAGGAAAG TGTTGA